Proteins encoded together in one Sander lucioperca isolate FBNREF2018 chromosome 17, SLUC_FBN_1.2, whole genome shotgun sequence window:
- the LOC116052147 gene encoding lecithin retinol acyltransferase-like: MLDTLTFLLEKLFLLAHIKLSSLLPPLGGRARAEQPLARRPERDECPPQPGPPQKFQRGDLLEVPRTLFTHFGIYLGDNRVAHLIPDILPALTADSWHIQEMVTNTRLVLGVLCKRATVRVDSVEDFAYGAGILLNAMDRAVLRSALPGEEVARRAERLVGAVSYSLLWNNCEHFVTYCRYGAAQSLQTDQFCEWLKSLIRDRRTFVLSALLGLLSMSCLGISSSTVMPALLVPFTLWMVS; this comes from the exons ATGCTGGACACGCTCACCTTCCTCCTGGAGAAACTCTTCCTCCTCGCGCACATCAAGCTGTCCAGCCTGCTGCCTCCGCTTGGCGGCAGAGCCCGCGCAGAGCAGCCGCTCGCCAGGCGCCCCGAGCGGGACGAGTGTCCACCGCAGCCCGGCCCTCCGCAGAAGTTCCAGCGGGGGGATCTGCTGGAAGTCCCGCGCACTCTCTTCACCCACTTCGGTATCTACCTGGGCGACAACCGGGTGGCGCACCTCATCCCGGACATCCTGCCGGCGCTGACCGCGGACAGTTGGCACATCCAGGAGATGGTGACGAACACGCGGCTGGTGCTCGGGGTGCTCTGCAAGCGAGCGACCGTCCGCGTGGACTCCGTGGAGGACTTCGCGTACGGAGCCGGGATCCTGCTCAACGCCATGGACCGCGCGGTGCTACGGAGCGCGCTGCCTGGGGAGGAGGTGGCACGGCGGGCAGAGAGGCTGGTCGGCGCCGTGTCCTACAGCCTGCTGTGGAACAACTGCGAGCACTTCGTCACCTACTGCCGCTACGGGGCCGCGCAGAGCCTGCAGACCGACCAG TTCTGTGAGTGGCTGAAGTCGCTGATCCGGGACCGGCGAACCTTTGTCCTGTCCGCGCTGCTGGGACTCCTGTCCATGTCGTGTTTGGGAATCTCGTCCAGCACGGTCATGCCCGCCCTCCTCGTCCCCTTCACCCTGTGGATGGTCAGCTAG